From Pseudomonas sp. CCI4.2, one genomic window encodes:
- the rpmI gene encoding 50S ribosomal protein L35, whose translation MPKMKTKSGAAKRFLKTANGIKHKHAFKSHILTKMSTKRKRQLRGSSLLHPSDVAKVKRMLRLC comes from the coding sequence ATGCCAAAGATGAAAACGAAAAGTGGTGCAGCTAAGCGGTTTTTGAAAACTGCTAATGGCATCAAGCACAAACACGCTTTTAAGAGCCACATTCTGACCAAGATGTCCACTAAGCGTAAACGTCAATTGCGCGGTAGCAGCTTGCTGCATCCGTCCGACGTCGCGAAAGTGAAGCGCATGCTGCGTCTTTGCTAA
- the rplT gene encoding 50S ribosomal protein L20, whose amino-acid sequence MARVKRGVVARKRHKKILKLAKGYYGARSRVFRVAKQAVIKAGQYAYRDRRQKKRQFRALWIARINAGARVNGLSYSRFIAGLKKAFIEIDRKVLADLAVNEKAAFAAIVEKAKATLA is encoded by the coding sequence ATGGCTCGTGTAAAGCGTGGCGTTGTCGCCCGTAAACGTCACAAAAAGATTCTGAAACTTGCTAAAGGCTACTACGGCGCGCGCTCACGCGTATTCCGTGTTGCCAAACAAGCGGTAATCAAGGCAGGTCAATACGCCTACCGTGACCGTCGTCAGAAAAAACGTCAGTTCCGCGCTCTGTGGATCGCTCGTATCAACGCTGGTGCTCGTGTTAACGGTCTGTCCTACAGCCGTTTCATTGCCGGTCTGAAAAAAGCTTTCATCGAGATCGACCGTAAGGTTCTGGCTGATCTGGCTGTGAACGAAAAAGCTGCGTTTGCTGCGATTGTCGAGAAAGCTAAAGCCACTTTGGCCTAA
- the pheS gene encoding phenylalanine--tRNA ligase subunit alpha, translating to MENLDALVSQALEAVQHAEDINALELIRVQFLGKKGELTQVMKTLGNLPAEERPQFGALINVAKERVTEVLNARKASLEQAELSAKLAAECIDVTLPGRGQTSGGLHPITRTLERIEQFFTHIGYGIAEGPEVEDDHHNFEALNIPGHHPARAMHDTFYFNANMLLRTHTSPVQVRTMETQQPPIRIVCPGRVYRCDSDITHSPMFHQVEGLLIDRDINFADLKGTIEEFLRVFFEKELAVRFRPSFFPFTEPSAEVDIQCVMCSGKGCRVCKQTGWLEVLGCGMVHPNVLRMSGIDPEEFQGFAFGMGVERLAMLRYGVNDLRLFFDNDLRFLAQFR from the coding sequence ATGGAAAACCTGGATGCGCTGGTCTCTCAAGCACTTGAGGCCGTGCAACACGCTGAAGACATTAATGCCCTGGAGCTAATTCGGGTTCAGTTCCTTGGCAAGAAAGGCGAGTTGACTCAGGTGATGAAGACCCTGGGGAATTTGCCGGCTGAAGAGCGTCCACAATTCGGTGCGTTGATCAACGTCGCCAAGGAGCGCGTTACAGAGGTTCTCAATGCGCGTAAAGCGTCGTTGGAGCAAGCGGAACTGTCCGCCAAGCTCGCGGCTGAGTGCATTGATGTGACCCTGCCGGGCCGCGGCCAAACCTCTGGAGGTTTGCACCCAATTACCCGAACGCTGGAGCGGATCGAGCAATTCTTCACTCATATTGGCTACGGCATTGCTGAAGGTCCTGAGGTCGAAGACGATCACCACAATTTCGAGGCGCTCAACATCCCCGGCCACCACCCGGCGCGGGCAATGCATGACACCTTCTATTTCAATGCGAACATGCTCTTGCGCACCCACACCTCCCCGGTGCAAGTGCGGACCATGGAAACGCAGCAACCGCCTATTCGCATCGTTTGCCCAGGTCGGGTTTATCGCTGCGATTCGGATATCACCCATTCGCCGATGTTCCACCAGGTTGAAGGGTTGCTGATTGACCGCGATATCAATTTCGCGGACCTGAAAGGCACCATCGAGGAATTCCTGCGGGTGTTCTTCGAAAAAGAACTGGCGGTGCGTTTTCGCCCCTCGTTTTTCCCATTCACTGAACCGTCGGCAGAAGTCGATATTCAATGCGTGATGTGCAGCGGCAAAGGTTGCCGTGTGTGCAAGCAAACCGGCTGGCTGGAAGTTTTGGGTTGCGGCATGGTCCATCCGAACGTACTGCGGATGTCCGGCATTGATCCCGAAGAGTTTCAGGGCTTTGCATTCGGCATGGGCGTTGAGCGTTTGGCCATGCTGCGTTACGGCGTGAATGACTTGCGTCTGTTCTTCGACAACGACTTGCGGTTCCTCGCGCAATTTCGCTAG
- the pheT gene encoding phenylalanine--tRNA ligase subunit beta, which yields MKFSEQWLRGWVSPQVSRDELVARLSMAGLEVDSVTLAAGEFTGVVVGEVLSTEPHPDADKLRVCQVSNGAETFQIVCGAPNVRPGLKIPFAMIGAELPGDFKIKKAKLRGVESNGMLCSAAELQVGEGNDGLMELPADAPVGQDVRVYLELDDASIEVDLTPNRGDCLSVAGLAREVGALYAAEVKRPIVAAVPAVNDEVRPIEVLATAACPRYLGRVVRNVDLSRPTPLWMVERLRRSDVRSIDAAVDITNYVMLELGQPLHAFDLAEINGGIRVRMAEEGEKLVLLDGQEVSLRADTLVIADHDRALAIAGIMGGEHSGVSAKTKDVFLEAAFFDPIMVAGKARSYGLHTDASHRYERGVDWQLAREAMERATGLLLEIVGGEPGPIIEAVSEKDLPSIAPVVLRADRITQMLGMEMDPVEVERLLVGLDLSVSPCIAGQWLVKVPSHRFDISLEVDLIEELARLYGYNRLPVRYPQARLAPQAKAEAQADLPLLRRLLVARGYQEAITYSFIDPKWFELFNPGVEPLLLANPISVDMAAMRSSLWPGLVKALQHNLNRQQDRVRMFESGLRFVGQLDGLKQEPMLAGVICGSRLPEGWAQGRDTVDFFDIKADVEAVLGFAGALDAFTFTSGQHPALHPGQTARIERDGREVGFIGALHPELTKALGLDRTVFVFELLLAEVALGHLPKFQELSRFPEVRRDLALVADSDVAASAVLDVIRENAGEWLTDLRLFDVYQGKGVDPHRKSLAVGLTWQHPSRTLNDDEVNATTHNILTSLEERLNATLRK from the coding sequence ATGAAATTCAGTGAACAATGGCTGCGTGGCTGGGTAAGCCCGCAAGTATCCCGCGACGAACTGGTTGCGCGTCTATCGATGGCCGGTCTTGAGGTCGACAGCGTTACGTTGGCCGCCGGCGAGTTTACCGGCGTGGTAGTCGGCGAGGTGTTGAGCACCGAGCCGCACCCGGATGCCGACAAATTGCGCGTGTGCCAAGTCAGCAATGGCGCCGAAACCTTTCAAATCGTGTGTGGCGCGCCGAACGTGCGCCCTGGCTTGAAAATTCCGTTCGCCATGATTGGGGCTGAACTGCCCGGCGACTTCAAAATCAAAAAGGCCAAGCTGCGGGGCGTGGAGTCCAACGGCATGTTGTGTTCCGCTGCCGAGCTGCAAGTAGGCGAGGGCAACGATGGTTTGATGGAGCTGCCCGCCGATGCGCCAGTAGGGCAGGACGTCCGCGTCTACCTTGAACTGGACGATGCGAGCATTGAAGTTGACCTCACCCCTAACCGTGGCGATTGCCTGTCGGTGGCGGGTTTGGCGCGTGAAGTTGGCGCATTGTATGCCGCTGAGGTCAAGCGCCCAATAGTGGCTGCGGTGCCTGCTGTAAACGATGAAGTGCGTCCAATAGAAGTGTTGGCCACTGCCGCGTGCCCTCGTTACTTGGGGCGAGTAGTACGTAATGTCGATCTGTCGCGCCCAACGCCGTTGTGGATGGTCGAGCGCCTGCGCCGATCAGACGTGCGCAGCATCGATGCCGCAGTCGATATCACTAACTATGTGATGCTTGAGCTGGGTCAGCCGTTGCACGCATTCGACCTCGCCGAAATTAACGGCGGCATTCGTGTGCGAATGGCCGAAGAGGGCGAGAAGCTGGTTCTGCTGGATGGTCAGGAAGTCAGCTTGCGGGCAGACACACTGGTCATTGCCGACCACGACCGCGCCTTGGCCATTGCCGGCATCATGGGCGGCGAGCACAGCGGTGTCAGTGCCAAGACAAAAGATGTATTCCTGGAAGCTGCGTTTTTCGATCCGATCATGGTCGCGGGCAAAGCTCGTTCCTACGGCCTGCACACCGATGCTTCGCACCGCTACGAGCGTGGCGTTGACTGGCAATTGGCCCGCGAGGCAATGGAGCGCGCAACAGGCCTGTTGCTGGAAATCGTTGGCGGTGAGCCAGGCCCGATCATTGAGGCGGTCAGCGAGAAAGACCTGCCATCGATCGCCCCTGTTGTCCTACGTGCCGACCGTATTACCCAGATGCTCGGTATGGAAATGGACCCGGTTGAAGTCGAGCGTTTGCTCGTCGGCCTGGACCTGAGCGTGTCCCCCTGCATCGCGGGTCAATGGCTCGTTAAGGTTCCTAGTCACCGCTTCGACATCAGTCTGGAAGTGGACCTGATCGAAGAGTTGGCCCGTTTGTATGGTTACAACCGTCTGCCGGTTCGTTATCCGCAGGCGCGTTTGGCGCCACAAGCCAAAGCTGAAGCGCAGGCGGATCTGCCGCTTTTGCGTCGTTTATTGGTCGCACGTGGTTATCAGGAAGCGATCACTTACAGCTTCATCGATCCCAAGTGGTTCGAGCTGTTCAACCCTGGCGTCGAACCCTTGTTGCTGGCCAACCCGATTTCGGTCGACATGGCTGCCATGCGGTCCTCGTTGTGGCCAGGTCTGGTCAAAGCCTTGCAGCACAACCTCAACCGTCAGCAAGACCGCGTGCGCATGTTCGAAAGCGGCCTGCGGTTTGTCGGTCAGTTGGACGGTTTGAAGCAAGAACCCATGCTTGCTGGCGTCATCTGCGGCAGCCGCCTGCCTGAAGGCTGGGCGCAAGGTCGGGATACCGTCGATTTCTTCGACATTAAAGCGGATGTTGAAGCAGTGCTCGGCTTTGCTGGTGCCCTTGACGCCTTCACTTTCACATCAGGTCAGCACCCTGCGCTGCATCCTGGGCAGACCGCCCGGATTGAACGTGACGGTCGCGAAGTCGGGTTTATCGGCGCGCTGCACCCTGAGTTGACGAAAGCTTTGGGTCTTGATCGCACCGTGTTTGTCTTCGAATTGCTGCTGGCTGAAGTCGCCTTGGGTCATCTGCCGAAATTCCAGGAGCTTTCACGCTTCCCGGAAGTGCGTCGTGATCTCGCGTTAGTTGCTGATAGCGACGTCGCTGCCAGCGCAGTATTGGATGTAATCCGTGAAAATGCAGGCGAATGGCTCACAGACCTCAGGCTATTTGACGTCTATCAGGGTAAAGGTGTTGATCCACATAGAAAAAGTCTTGCAGTCGGCTTGACCTGGCAGCATCCATCACGCACTCTTAATGACGATGAGGTGAATGCGACAACGCATAATATCCTCACCTCTCTCGAGGAAAGGTTAAACGCCACGTTAAGGAAGTAG
- the ihfA gene encoding integration host factor subunit alpha, whose protein sequence is MGALTKAEMAERLYEELGLNKREAKELVELFFEEIRHALEDNEQVKLSGFGNFDLRDKRQRPGRNPKTGEEIPITARRVVTFRPGQKLKARVEAYAGTKS, encoded by the coding sequence ATGGGGGCTCTGACTAAAGCTGAGATGGCCGAACGCTTGTATGAAGAGCTAGGCCTGAACAAACGGGAAGCCAAGGAACTGGTTGAGCTGTTCTTTGAGGAAATCAGGCACGCGTTGGAAGACAACGAGCAGGTTAAATTGTCCGGTTTCGGCAATTTCGATCTGCGCGATAAACGCCAGCGGCCTGGTCGAAATCCAAAGACGGGAGAAGAAATCCCGATTACGGCTCGCCGTGTGGTCACCTTTCGTCCAGGGCAGAAGTTGAAGGCCCGAGTTGAGGCTTATGCTGGAACCAAGTCATAA
- a CDS encoding MerR family transcriptional regulator has protein sequence MLEPSHNDELPPIPGKRYFTIGEVSELCAVKPHVLRYWEQEFPQLNPVKRRGNRRYYQRQDVLMIRQIRALLYDQGFTIGGARLRMSSDEAKDDTTQYKQMIRQMISELEDVLGVLRK, from the coding sequence ATGCTGGAACCAAGTCATAACGACGAGCTACCGCCCATTCCAGGCAAACGCTACTTCACTATTGGTGAAGTCAGCGAGCTCTGTGCGGTCAAACCGCATGTCTTGCGTTATTGGGAACAGGAATTTCCTCAGCTCAATCCGGTCAAACGGCGTGGAAATCGCCGGTATTATCAGCGACAAGACGTGCTGATGATCCGGCAGATCCGCGCCTTGCTCTACGACCAAGGTTTCACCATTGGCGGTGCGCGCTTGCGTATGTCCAGTGATGAGGCCAAGGACGACACGACCCAGTACAAACAAATGATCCGCCAGATGATTTCAGAGCTGGAAGACGTACTGGGTGTGCTGCGCAAGTAA
- a CDS encoding PhzF family phenazine biosynthesis protein codes for MNRRYVTADVFTDTRFHGNPLAVVLDAEGLSTRQMQTVAAEFNYAETTFVLPPTAAKNTARIRIFTPVREMPFAGHPNIGTAYVLAHQAEKEGRSLPDSITLEQIAGEVPLRFLRQGNNVVGAELVTPTPFISLSTVSAQNAALCLSLSVNDVLTHIHTPQIASVGMPFLIMELMSRNALRACVPNLSAFKSLFPLDGATAVYAYTRAVQDSASACEIEARMFTIRMTEDPATGGAAAALAALLSKVQGVDDLELMIAQGTDIGRPSLLRTAVQTTAKGAFVRLGGECVRMMEGVFFLEGE; via the coding sequence ATGAATCGTCGTTACGTGACCGCAGATGTATTTACGGATACGCGGTTCCATGGCAATCCACTCGCAGTGGTGTTGGACGCTGAGGGGTTGTCCACGCGCCAAATGCAAACCGTTGCTGCCGAATTCAACTACGCGGAAACCACTTTTGTGCTGCCGCCTACAGCCGCAAAAAATACGGCGCGTATCAGAATTTTCACCCCGGTTCGGGAAATGCCCTTCGCGGGCCATCCGAATATAGGCACCGCGTATGTGCTGGCACATCAGGCGGAAAAAGAGGGGCGTTCGTTGCCGGACAGCATCACTCTTGAACAAATCGCAGGTGAAGTGCCCCTTAGGTTTCTCAGACAAGGCAACAACGTCGTCGGGGCTGAGCTTGTCACTCCGACGCCATTCATATCGCTTTCAACCGTATCTGCACAAAATGCCGCGCTGTGCTTGTCGCTCAGCGTGAACGATGTCCTGACTCACATCCACACCCCTCAAATCGCGTCAGTCGGCATGCCGTTCTTGATCATGGAACTGATGTCGAGAAATGCGTTGCGAGCCTGTGTACCCAACCTGAGTGCGTTCAAATCGCTGTTCCCCTTAGATGGCGCTACTGCTGTTTATGCCTACACGCGAGCAGTTCAGGACTCGGCGTCAGCCTGCGAAATAGAAGCCCGGATGTTTACCATTCGAATGACAGAGGACCCCGCAACTGGGGGCGCAGCAGCCGCACTCGCCGCATTGCTGTCCAAGGTTCAAGGCGTGGACGATCTGGAGTTGATGATTGCCCAAGGTACAGATATTGGCCGACCCAGCCTGCTGCGCACGGCGGTCCAAACAACCGCGAAAGGCGCGTTCGTCAGGCTTGGAGGGGAATGTGTGAGGATGATGGAGGGGGTGTTTTTTTTGGAGGGTGAATAG
- a CDS encoding WecB/TagA/CpsF family glycosyltransferase, translated as MNVFGIEFYHGQRQQLIEELIILSRAPFSYMVTANVNHIVLLDHDERFRDAYQHARHRICDSRVLFPLLRRFKAEVAEPIPGSTLTRSMMSIAQDRRWTVTVLGCEDDVIATLKIKYPSITFYHFNPPMGFIDDPLEVERCVAFIRHHEAHMTVLSVGSPRQEIVAAEVLARGGAMGFGLCVGASLTFLSGKVKRAPNWVQRLSLEWLHRMCTEPKRLAGRYAVDAYRILPIIARQLRKHHWDR; from the coding sequence ATGAACGTGTTTGGAATTGAGTTCTATCACGGACAACGGCAACAACTCATCGAAGAGCTAATCATCCTGAGTCGCGCACCTTTCAGTTATATGGTGACCGCCAACGTCAACCACATCGTGCTGCTCGATCATGACGAGCGGTTTCGCGATGCGTACCAGCATGCCAGGCATCGAATCTGTGACAGCCGCGTTTTGTTTCCGTTATTGCGACGTTTCAAAGCTGAAGTTGCCGAGCCGATCCCCGGCAGCACACTCACCCGATCGATGATGTCCATCGCGCAGGATCGACGTTGGACGGTCACGGTGCTCGGCTGCGAAGACGACGTTATTGCGACACTGAAAATCAAGTACCCGTCGATCACGTTTTATCACTTCAACCCGCCCATGGGCTTTATTGATGATCCGCTCGAAGTCGAGCGCTGCGTGGCCTTCATCCGACACCACGAAGCGCATATGACGGTGTTGTCCGTTGGCTCGCCTCGCCAGGAAATAGTTGCCGCTGAAGTGCTGGCGCGGGGCGGTGCCATGGGCTTTGGATTGTGCGTGGGTGCGTCGCTGACGTTCTTGTCTGGCAAAGTCAAACGTGCACCGAATTGGGTACAACGGTTGTCGTTGGAATGGTTGCATCGGATGTGCACCGAGCCCAAGCGTTTGGCCGGACGTTACGCAGTCGATGCCTACCGGATACTGCCGATCATCGCGCGGCAGTTGCGAAAGCATCATTGGGATAGGTAA
- a CDS encoding glycoside hydrolase family 5 protein — protein sequence MKSQAHRHSSPTMGAVTAFALMWTLVHGALARAETASLPMVLINVSGAEFADGVWPGKNGTNYSFPSEGFFAHWKAKGIRRVRFPVKWERLQPTLGGELDGTYASLIDRMLDQAGQQGVDVILDVHNSARYKNQVIGGPVVTVDHYRQLMQHIAQRWHSNPALYAYDLMNEPHDESDAIWPEAAQAGIDAIRTVDPRRLIIVEGRSWSSASRWPQYNDELLALKDPANHLVFSAHLYMDEDAGGDYKKRKDPHIDPDVGVKRVKPFIAWLQKNGRRGQIGEMGIPDDDPRWLEATDRLLGFLRSQCVPVAYWSAGEAWGEYRLAVEPINGRDRPQWPVLAKYLEAPKCTDYGPAPNPL from the coding sequence ATGAAAAGTCAGGCACACCGTCATTCATCGCCGACGATGGGCGCTGTAACGGCTTTTGCGCTGATGTGGACTCTTGTTCACGGGGCGCTTGCGCGTGCCGAGACGGCCTCGCTGCCCATGGTGTTAATCAATGTTTCGGGGGCCGAGTTTGCGGACGGGGTGTGGCCTGGAAAAAACGGCACCAACTATTCTTTCCCTTCTGAGGGGTTCTTCGCCCATTGGAAAGCCAAGGGCATTCGCAGGGTGCGCTTCCCGGTGAAATGGGAGCGCCTGCAACCTACTCTGGGCGGCGAGTTGGACGGCACTTATGCCAGTTTGATTGACCGAATGCTTGACCAGGCCGGCCAGCAGGGCGTGGACGTCATTCTTGATGTGCATAATTCCGCGCGTTACAAAAACCAGGTCATCGGTGGGCCCGTGGTCACTGTCGACCACTATCGACAATTGATGCAGCACATCGCCCAGCGCTGGCATTCCAATCCGGCGCTGTATGCGTATGACCTGATGAACGAGCCCCACGATGAGTCCGACGCGATTTGGCCTGAAGCGGCGCAGGCGGGCATTGATGCTATTCGCACGGTGGACCCACGGCGATTGATCATTGTTGAAGGCCGATCATGGTCCAGCGCCTCACGCTGGCCGCAATACAACGATGAATTACTGGCACTGAAAGACCCGGCCAATCACCTAGTGTTCTCGGCGCATTTGTACATGGACGAAGACGCAGGCGGTGACTACAAAAAGCGCAAAGACCCGCACATCGACCCCGATGTCGGGGTCAAGCGGGTCAAACCCTTTATTGCGTGGCTGCAAAAGAATGGCCGTCGTGGCCAGATTGGCGAAATGGGCATTCCCGACGATGACCCGCGCTGGCTCGAGGCGACGGATCGCTTGCTCGGCTTCCTGCGTAGCCAGTGCGTGCCAGTGGCCTATTGGTCAGCGGGCGAGGCATGGGGTGAATACAGGCTGGCCGTCGAGCCAATAAATGGCCGCGACCGCCCGCAATGGCCGGTGCTCGCCAAATACCTTGAAGCCCCGAAGTGTACTGATTACGGTCCTGCCCCAAACCCTCTGTAG
- a CDS encoding glycosyltransferase family 2 protein yields MNINTVCAIVLNWNGAEQTLRCVQSLEACSSIPIVIIDNDSQPEDYQKLVAYMTGQDPQRALITTQEEIKHLDRTYSRCLIKNNRNAGYAGGNNVGIDYAYRAGYDYFWVLNNDVTVEAGALEALLETMKSNPSCGFSASVLVYADNPNSVQCVGGGTVYPWLGKTKLIGKNLDRSRLEQALLPTPDYLMGASMMVAREVVQRVGLMDERYFMYSEEVDWQRRAAVEGIGCQVSLRSFARHADSGSTQGKSHLFHFYRNRAAIMYNRKFHSMTCCIVSSLALASITVLQNRGSLKNIHYGLKGISEGLTFSWR; encoded by the coding sequence ATGAACATTAACACCGTGTGCGCTATTGTTCTCAACTGGAACGGCGCTGAGCAGACCCTAAGGTGCGTCCAGTCTCTAGAGGCCTGCAGTTCGATTCCCATCGTCATCATCGACAACGATTCGCAGCCCGAAGACTATCAAAAGCTGGTGGCCTATATGACCGGGCAAGATCCTCAACGGGCGCTGATTACCACTCAAGAAGAAATCAAACACCTCGACCGCACCTATTCACGCTGCCTGATCAAGAACAACCGTAACGCGGGGTATGCAGGCGGCAATAACGTTGGCATTGATTACGCGTATCGAGCCGGTTATGACTACTTCTGGGTCTTGAACAACGACGTCACGGTAGAAGCAGGCGCACTTGAAGCGCTGCTTGAGACGATGAAAAGTAACCCGTCGTGTGGGTTTAGTGCTTCGGTGTTGGTCTATGCCGACAACCCGAACAGTGTTCAATGTGTGGGCGGGGGAACGGTGTATCCGTGGTTGGGCAAGACTAAGTTGATCGGTAAGAATTTGGATCGCTCGCGACTGGAACAGGCCTTATTACCCACGCCGGACTATTTAATGGGGGCGTCGATGATGGTCGCGCGCGAGGTTGTTCAGCGCGTGGGGCTCATGGACGAGCGTTATTTCATGTATAGCGAAGAAGTCGACTGGCAACGCCGGGCAGCGGTAGAAGGCATTGGTTGTCAGGTGTCACTGCGCAGTTTTGCGCGTCACGCAGACAGTGGTAGCACTCAGGGTAAGAGCCACCTTTTTCACTTTTATCGAAACCGCGCCGCGATTATGTATAACCGCAAATTCCATTCCATGACCTGTTGCATTGTGTCATCGCTGGCGCTGGCATCAATCACGGTGCTGCAAAACCGTGGAAGCCTGAAAAATATTCACTATGGCCTAAAGGGCATCAGCGAAGGACTGACTTTTTCCTGGCGCTGA
- the gmd gene encoding GDP-mannose 4,6-dehydratase — MERKRALITGITGQDGSYLAELLLEKDYEVHGIKRRTSFSNIQRIDHLHRNPELVDRFFLHDGDLSDTSSVIRIMNHVQPDEVYNLAAQSHVGVSFELPEYTSDIDGMGTMRLLTAIRELGLEHTTRFYQASTSELYGLAQQVPQTESTPFHPRSPYAVAKLYGYWITINYRESYGMYACNGILFNHESPRRGETFVTRKITLGLANIAFGLQACLTLGNLNSMRDWGHAKDYVRMQWMMLQQEQPEDFVIATGVQHSVREFITWSAAAMGVRLRFEGEGVDEHAIVVTIEGDLAPAIDVGDVIVRVDARYFRPAEVESLLGDATKAAIKLGWVPEISAQEMCAEMMHEDLNAARRTVMLKNSGL, encoded by the coding sequence ATGGAAAGAAAGCGCGCATTGATCACGGGCATCACCGGTCAGGACGGCTCTTACCTGGCTGAGTTGTTGTTAGAGAAAGACTACGAGGTGCATGGCATCAAGCGCCGCACCTCGTTCTCCAACATTCAGCGCATTGATCACTTGCATCGAAATCCGGAGTTGGTTGATCGGTTTTTCCTGCACGACGGCGACCTCAGCGACACGTCCAGTGTGATTCGAATCATGAACCACGTGCAGCCCGACGAGGTGTATAACCTTGCCGCCCAGTCGCACGTTGGCGTCAGTTTCGAATTGCCGGAATACACCTCCGATATCGACGGCATGGGCACGATGCGACTGTTGACGGCGATCCGCGAGCTAGGGCTTGAACACACAACCCGCTTCTATCAAGCGTCCACTTCCGAACTGTACGGCTTGGCGCAGCAAGTGCCGCAAACTGAGTCCACCCCGTTCCATCCACGTTCGCCCTACGCCGTGGCCAAGCTTTATGGCTACTGGATCACGATCAATTACCGCGAATCCTATGGCATGTATGCGTGCAACGGAATTTTGTTCAATCACGAGTCCCCCCGGCGCGGAGAGACCTTCGTCACCCGGAAAATCACCCTTGGCCTGGCCAATATTGCGTTCGGCCTGCAAGCCTGCCTGACCTTGGGCAACCTGAATTCAATGCGTGACTGGGGGCATGCCAAGGACTACGTGCGCATGCAGTGGATGATGCTGCAGCAGGAGCAACCGGAAGATTTCGTGATCGCCACTGGCGTGCAGCATTCGGTTCGCGAATTCATTACTTGGTCGGCTGCGGCTATGGGTGTTCGTCTGCGCTTTGAGGGCGAAGGCGTGGACGAACACGCCATCGTGGTAACGATTGAGGGCGACCTGGCGCCGGCGATAGACGTCGGCGATGTGATCGTACGCGTTGATGCACGGTATTTCCGTCCGGCCGAAGTCGAGTCGTTATTGGGCGACGCAACAAAAGCCGCAATCAAGTTGGGTTGGGTTCCAGAGATCAGCGCTCAAGAAATGTGCGCCGAGATGATGCATGAGGACCTCAATGCCGCCAGGCGTACTGTCATGCTCAAGAACTCCGGTCTTTGA